A single genomic interval of Helianthus annuus cultivar XRQ/B chromosome 13, HanXRQr2.0-SUNRISE, whole genome shotgun sequence harbors:
- the LOC110899426 gene encoding protein HAIKU1, which translates to MDNSDYSRNRGNDYLGVNKIGKNIRKSPLHQPNFANPARQQPQPQVYNINKNDFQSIVQQLTGSPSRQSQEPVPRPPHNSPRPPSMRLQRNRPSPLTPLNVSRPRMAVHHMPPQEQMPPQRPINGAVHGAYNGGSNLARPPYNSQQRPPPPAMAAPPGSGDHTGWSNTAESPISAYMRYLQHSIIDSTQGPPQPQANPQYNQNHQGQSQMQSQPHQQPQHQQQSSGLIPYPLAPSLPSPRMNGPPPLPSHRMNGGPGPPLPPLPSPRMNGPPPPLPSPRMNGPPPPLHSPRMNGPPPPLLPPLPSPTSQFLLPSPTGYLNLLSPRSPYPLLSPGYQHPPPLTPNFSFSPMTQPGMFGSGPQPPPSPGMGFPSPGFFSISSPRWRD; encoded by the coding sequence ATGGATAATTCAGATTACTCGAGGAATCGGGGGAATGATTATCTGGGTGTGAACAAGATTGGGAAGAATATAAGAAAGAGTCCTTTACACCAACCGAATTTCGCTAATCCGGCTAGACAACAACCGCAGCCTCAAGTGTACAATATTAACAAGAATGATTTTCAGAGTATTGTTCAACAGCTTACGGGTTCACCTTCACGACAGTCTCAGGAACCGGTTCCTAGACCGCCACATAACTCGCCTAGACCGCCTAGTATGCGGTTGCAGAGGAACCGTCCGTCACCGTTAACACCGTTGAACGTAAGTAGACCGCGAATGGCCGTTCATCATATGCCACCGCAGGAACAGATGCCCCCTCAACGCCCGATAAATGGTGCAGTTCATGGTGCTTATAATGGTGGTAGTAATCTTGCTAGGCCGCCTTATAACAGTCAGCAACGGCCACCACCGCCGGCTATGGCGGCACCACCGGGTTCTGGTGATCATACGGGGTGGTCGAACACTGCGGAGTCTCCTATCTCTGCGTATATGCGGTACCTTCAGCATTCGATAATCGATTCAACACAAGGACCGCCTCAGCCGCAAGCTAATCCTCAGTATAATCAAAATCATCAAGGTCAATCCCAAATGCAAAGTCAACCGCAtcagcaaccgcaacatcagcaaCAGTCGTCGGGATTGATACCTTACCCGCTCGCGCCGTCACTTCCGTCTCCTCGTATGAACGGTCCACCACCTCTTCCGTCACATCGGATGAACGGCGGCCCGGGTCCACCTCTTCCACCGCTTCCGTCACCAAGAATGAATGGCCCACCTCCGCCATTACCATCACCAAGAATGAACGGCCCACCTCCGCCATTACATTCACCAAGAATGAACGGCCCACCACCGCCGCTGTTACCGCCATTACCATCACCAACGTCTCAGTTTCTTCTGCCGTCACCTACCGGTTACCTAAACTTATTATCGCCTCGATCACCGTACCCGTTACTTTCTCCCGGATACCAGCATCCGCCACCGTTGACGCCAAATTTTTCGTTTTCACCGATGACGCAACCGGGAATGTTCGGTTCCGGACCGCAACCGCCACCTTCGCCCGGGATGGGGTTTCCGTCACCAGGGTTTTTCTCGATTTCAAGTCCGAGATGGAGGGATTAG